A region of Peptococcaceae bacterium DNA encodes the following proteins:
- a CDS encoding DEAD/DEAH box helicase family protein yields the protein MSGQKVIDKLIINSPYEEPKFYWHYDRETRTFEKREGRRPAGYVVASESSKSFDDPGVFVPIKLVNEIRPRVKKWREEGYPGVTGITKRLLSYWNDPEERLDRRFFFCQLEAIETLIWLVEAPEAEKVGIHIPSDGGEFRRICSKMATGSGKTIVMSMLIAWQVLNKVSNPRDVRFSKNVLVVAPGLTVKSRLSVLNPSDINNYYEVFNIVPPGLMDSLRQGKILITNWHALAWEDEEKLKKKKSVDKRGAKSDEAYVREVLGDMANARNIIVINDEAHHAWRVNPELKAKREFKDQEAKATVWIGGLDRIHRARGIQCCFDLSATPFAPSGKKAQEEAIFGWIVSDFGLNDAIESGLVKTPRVVIRDDSVRTSELKSRLYHIYMDPDVKDDINRKAQETEPLPDLIINAYYLLGKDWLETKKEWEAASHKVPPVMITVANRTETSSRIRHAFLHNEIMIPELCVPEGILQIDSKVLDEAEASDEEITLDMDGYDEEDDNVSSKKMTKKLQAELLRKMVDTVGQAGKRGEKIQNVISVGMLSEGWDAKTVTHIMGLRAFSSQLLCEQVVGRGLRRVSYDIGPDGLFEPEYVNIFGVPFTFLPHEGGEGTPPPPPKPKTKIEPVQEKMEHEIVWPNVVRIDTVYRPKLTLDLDRVEPIVLDPYESITEAELAAIIAGKPNPAVLSDIDLKRIAEETRTQTIIFKMASKIYNIEQPAWKGSKELFLAQLIRIVGEFIESDRIVMLNERFSASDERRKVLIILNMNKIIQYIWNALKAENSEMRVPVFDNVNPIRSTSDMRAWYTSKPTEWTKKSHISHVVVDSTWEATEAYIIDKHPKVKSFVKNDHLGFYIVYNYQGVIRKYYPDFIIKLVNGEFLVLEVKGKEDAIAKTKHASLAEWAEAVNTHGGFGRWKWAVSYTPGDLEAILDVF from the coding sequence ATGTCTGGTCAGAAAGTGATTGATAAGCTTATTATTAATTCACCATACGAGGAGCCGAAGTTCTATTGGCATTATGACAGAGAAACAAGGACTTTTGAAAAACGCGAAGGTCGAAGGCCTGCAGGATATGTTGTTGCTTCCGAAAGCAGCAAGTCCTTTGACGACCCGGGTGTTTTTGTGCCCATCAAATTAGTAAACGAAATCCGTCCCAGGGTGAAAAAATGGCGGGAAGAGGGTTATCCGGGTGTTACAGGCATCACAAAGAGGCTTCTTTCCTATTGGAATGATCCGGAAGAAAGATTGGACAGGCGCTTTTTCTTCTGCCAGCTGGAAGCCATCGAAACCCTTATATGGCTTGTTGAAGCACCTGAAGCTGAAAAAGTGGGAATCCACATTCCGTCAGACGGAGGAGAATTTAGAAGGATTTGTTCTAAGATGGCCACAGGTTCGGGCAAGACCATTGTCATGTCAATGTTGATTGCCTGGCAGGTATTGAACAAGGTCTCAAATCCCCGGGATGTGAGGTTTTCCAAAAATGTTCTTGTTGTGGCACCCGGCCTAACGGTAAAAAGTAGGCTCAGTGTATTAAATCCTTCGGATATCAACAATTATTATGAAGTCTTCAATATTGTTCCTCCGGGCTTGATGGATTCTTTAAGACAGGGAAAGATTCTGATTACCAACTGGCATGCTCTTGCCTGGGAGGATGAAGAGAAGCTGAAGAAAAAGAAAAGCGTTGACAAGCGCGGAGCCAAGAGCGATGAGGCATATGTCAGGGAAGTGCTGGGGGACATGGCCAATGCACGGAACATAATCGTAATTAACGATGAGGCTCACCATGCATGGCGCGTGAACCCTGAGTTGAAAGCGAAAAGGGAGTTTAAAGATCAGGAGGCCAAGGCAACGGTCTGGATAGGCGGACTGGATCGTATACACAGGGCAAGGGGAATCCAGTGCTGTTTTGACCTTTCGGCAACGCCTTTTGCACCTTCCGGAAAAAAAGCCCAGGAAGAGGCAATTTTTGGCTGGATTGTCAGCGATTTTGGTTTAAACGATGCCATTGAATCCGGTTTGGTCAAGACGCCCAGAGTTGTCATCCGTGACGATTCTGTCAGGACATCCGAACTAAAATCAAGACTATATCACATATATATGGACCCGGACGTAAAAGACGATATCAACAGGAAGGCACAAGAAACCGAGCCTTTGCCGGACTTGATTATAAACGCTTATTATCTATTGGGAAAAGACTGGCTGGAGACAAAAAAAGAGTGGGAAGCTGCCAGTCACAAGGTACCACCGGTGATGATAACAGTCGCAAACCGAACCGAAACATCTTCAAGAATTAGACATGCCTTTTTACATAATGAAATCATGATACCGGAGTTGTGTGTTCCAGAAGGAATCCTTCAGATAGATAGCAAGGTTTTGGACGAAGCGGAGGCTTCCGATGAAGAAATCACACTTGATATGGATGGTTATGATGAAGAGGATGATAATGTTTCTTCCAAGAAGATGACAAAAAAGCTGCAAGCTGAACTACTGAGGAAAATGGTTGATACAGTTGGACAGGCCGGCAAACGGGGTGAAAAGATTCAAAATGTTATTTCAGTAGGAATGCTGTCAGAAGGTTGGGATGCAAAAACAGTAACCCATATCATGGGACTGAGGGCCTTTTCCAGCCAGCTTCTATGTGAACAGGTTGTAGGGAGAGGACTTCGCAGGGTAAGTTATGATATTGGTCCTGACGGGCTTTTTGAACCGGAATATGTTAATATTTTCGGTGTGCCTTTCACCTTCCTTCCTCACGAAGGCGGAGAAGGTACACCACCGCCACCGCCGAAGCCAAAAACAAAAATTGAGCCGGTACAGGAGAAAATGGAGCATGAAATTGTCTGGCCCAATGTTGTCAGGATTGATACCGTTTATAGGCCAAAATTAACACTTGATTTGGATAGGGTGGAGCCCATTGTATTGGATCCTTATGAAAGCATTACCGAAGCGGAATTAGCTGCGATTATTGCCGGCAAGCCTAATCCCGCCGTTTTATCGGATATTGACTTGAAAAGGATAGCTGAAGAAACCAGGACACAGACAATTATTTTTAAAATGGCATCAAAGATTTACAATATCGAACAACCCGCTTGGAAAGGCAGCAAGGAGCTTTTCTTAGCCCAGCTTATACGAATTGTCGGTGAGTTTATAGAATCTGATAGGATTGTCATGTTAAACGAGCGTTTTAGTGCTTCGGATGAACGGCGCAAAGTATTGATTATCCTTAATATGAATAAAATTATTCAGTATATCTGGAATGCTTTAAAAGCCGAAAACAGTGAAATGCGGGTGCCGGTATTTGACAATGTAAATCCCATACGTTCTACGTCTGATATGAGAGCATGGTATACCAGCAAACCTACCGAGTGGACAAAGAAATCTCATATAAGCCATGTAGTTGTTGACAGTACATGGGAGGCTACTGAAGCTTATATCATAGATAAGCACCCAAAGGTGAAGTCCTTTGTAAAAAATGACCATTTAGGATTTTATATTGTATATAATTACCAAGGTGTCATACGGAAATATTATCCGGATTTTATTATTAAGCTTGTAAATGGAGAGTTTTTAGTTCTTGAGGTAAAAGGAAAAGAAGATGCGATAGCTAAAACAAAGCATGCCAGCCTTGCCGAGTGGGCGGAAGCAGTAAACACGCATGGTGGATTCGGTAGGTGGAAGTGGGCAGTATCGTATACACCAGGGGATTTAGAAGCTATTTTGGATGTTTTTTAG